The Streptomyces racemochromogenes DNA segment AGGCCGCCCCAGTGGGTCTTGCTCAGCGAGCCGATGGTGATCACGTGGTCGGCGCCGGACCGGGGGGCGAGCGAGGCCAGTGGTGTGGGGGCGGGCACGTCCAGGGCGATGTCGGCGATGGTCTCGTCGACCACCAGCCAGGTGCCGGTGGCCCGGGTCGCCGCGAGCAGCCGCAGCCGCTGCTCCTGCGGCATCAGGGAGCCCGTCGGGTTGTGGAAGTCCGGGACCGCGTACGCCAGGCGGGGCACGGTCTGGCGCAGCGTGGACTCGGCGATCTCCATGTCCCAGCCGGTGTCGGAGACGGCGATGGACCCGGTGCGCAGTCTCGCGTGGCGCAGGGCGTCGAGGGCGTTGGCGTAGGTGGGGTTCTCGGTGACCACCCGGTCCCCGGGCCGGCAGAGCAGGCTGACCACGAGGGCGAAGGCCTGCTGGGCCCCGGCGGTGACCAGGATCTGCTCGGGGCGGGTGGGCAGGCCGCGGCGGGTGAAGCGGTCCGCGACGGCCGCGCGCAGGTCGGGCAGTCCGAAGGGGTGGTAGCCGGGGGTGCGGGTGAGGGCGGGCAGCTTCGGGGCGGCCCGGGCGAGGGCGTCGGCAAGGCTGCCCTCGGGGGCGCCCATCGCGGCGATGGCGAGGTCGATGCCGGGGTCGCCGTCGGCGCTGTAGCCGCCGGCCCCGACGAGGGCGTGGGCGCCGACGGGTCCGTGTCCGTCGGGCAGCTCGGTCCAGGTGCCGGAGCCGCGCCGGCTGCGTACGTAGCCGCTGCCGCGGAGGAGGTCGTAGGCGCCGGTGACGGTGGCGCGGCTGGCGCCGACCGCCTCGGCCAGTTCGCGTTCGGCGGGCAGGCGGACGTGCAGGGCGATCCGGCCGTCGAGGATCAGGGTGCGGACGGAGTCGGCGAGGGCCCGGTATCCGGGTCGGGCCAGTACCTCGGGCGGGAGCAGTGCCGCGAGCTGGCGGCTCCCGATCGTCCTGTCCGCCGTATGGACCACTCGCCCGTTCGCCATGCCAACCTCCCCTGATTGGCTCTGCCCGCCAGGCCAATCCGGGTCCAGACTCGCGGTATTGGCCCCCGATTGGCAAGGAGTGCTCCGCGATGCCGTATGACGTGTTCACCGATCGTGACGAACGGGCCCTGGTGGCCGCCGCGGAGAACCGGGTCTGCGAGCCGCTGCGGATCGGGGTCGCCCTGGCCTCCGTACGGCGGCTGCTGGCGGGGCTGCCACCCTTTCGGGGGAAGGGGCGGCGAGAATCGCTGACATGTCAGCAGTCGAACGTTCCCGCGAAGCCCTCCCCGGCCGGTCCGCTGCCCCAGTGACCTCCGCGTCCGGGGAGGCCCTCCCCCCGCCCCCTCCCCTGATCGCCGGCCTGCTCCTGGCCGCGGGCGGCGGGCGCCGGCTGGGCGGGCGCCCCAAGGCGCTGCTCCCGTACCGCGGGCGGCCGCTCGTCGAGAACGCCGTGCGCGTGCTGCGCAAGGCCGGCTGCGGCCCGGTGCACGTGGTGCTCGGGGCCTCGGCCGCGGAGGTCCGCGAGCGCGCCGACCTGGCGGGGTGCGTGGTCGTGGACAACCCGGACTGGGCCGAGGGGATGGGCTCCTCGCTGCGGGTCGGCCTCACCTCCCTGGCCGGCACGGGGGCGAGCGCGGCGCTGGTGTCGCTGGTGGACCAGCCGGGCATCGGGGCGGCCGCGGTGGCCCGGGTGCGGGAGGCGTACCGGTCGCCGTCGAGCCTGGTGGCGGCGGCGTACGACGGGGAGCGCGGGCATCCCGTGCTGTTCGGGGCGGACCGCTGGGCGGACATCGCGGCGACCGCGACCGGGGACCAGGGTGCGCGCGTCCACCTGAGGAACCACGCCGCCGAGGTCATGCTGGTGGAGTGCGGGGACGTCGCGGCCGCCTTCGACATCGACACCCCGCCCGACCTGGCGCGTCTGGACTGAGCGGGGCGTGACCGCGATGGCACTGAGGGCCACCGGCAAGTGGAATCTGTCGACTCAGAGAATCTCGACATCAACAAACCATTGAACTTCCACCATGAGGAAATTACTATCCACTGGTCAGAAGCGCCCTGAACCCCCAGACGGCGCCCGCGACCGTTACCCGGAACTCTCCACACCCGACGGCACTGCGTGCCGTCTCGCGCGAGCATTCCCCCGCGGCCGCCAGGCACCGCCGCTGAAGGAGTGACAGATATGTCCGCACCAGCGCCGTCCCCGCTGGCCATCGTCGACGCCGAGCCCCTGCCCCGGCAGGACGAAGTCCTCACCGAAGCGGCCCTCGCCTTCGTGGCCGAGCTCCACCGGCGGTTCGCCCCCCGCCGCGCCGAGCTCCTCGCCCGACGCGGCGAGCGGCGCGCCGAGATCGCCCGCACCTCCACGCTCGACTTCCTCCCGGACACCGCACAGGTCCGCGAGGGCGACTGGAAGGTCGCGCCGGCCCCGGCCGCCCTGAACGACCGCCGCGTGGAGATCACCGGTCCGACCGACCGCAAGATGACCATCAACGCCCTGAACTCGGGCGCCAAGGTCTGGCTCGCCGACTTCGAGGACGCCTCCGCTCCCACCTGGGAGAACGTCGTCCTCGGCCAGCTCAACCTCATCGACGCCTACGAGCGCCGCATCGACTTCACCGACGCGCGCACCGGCAAGGCCTACGCCCTGAAGCCCGCCGACCAGCTCGCGACCGTGGTCATGCGCCCGCGCGGCTGGCACCTGGAGGAGCGCCACCTCAGCTTCGAGGGCGGTCCGGCCTCCGGCTCCCTCGTGGACTTCGGCCTCTACTTCTTCCACAACGCCCAGCGCCTGATCGACCTCGGCAAGGGCCCGTACTTCTACCTCCCGAAGACGGAGTCGCACCTGGAGGCCCGCCTCTGGAACGACATCTTCGTCTTCGCGCAGGACTACGTGGGCATCCCGCAGGG contains these protein-coding regions:
- a CDS encoding nucleotidyltransferase family protein — protein: MIAGLLLAAGGGRRLGGRPKALLPYRGRPLVENAVRVLRKAGCGPVHVVLGASAAEVRERADLAGCVVVDNPDWAEGMGSSLRVGLTSLAGTGASAALVSLVDQPGIGAAAVARVREAYRSPSSLVAAAYDGERGHPVLFGADRWADIAATATGDQGARVHLRNHAAEVMLVECGDVAAAFDIDTPPDLARLD
- a CDS encoding PLP-dependent aminotransferase family protein encodes the protein MANGRVVHTADRTIGSRQLAALLPPEVLARPGYRALADSVRTLILDGRIALHVRLPAERELAEAVGASRATVTGAYDLLRGSGYVRSRRGSGTWTELPDGHGPVGAHALVGAGGYSADGDPGIDLAIAAMGAPEGSLADALARAAPKLPALTRTPGYHPFGLPDLRAAVADRFTRRGLPTRPEQILVTAGAQQAFALVVSLLCRPGDRVVTENPTYANALDALRHARLRTGSIAVSDTGWDMEIAESTLRQTVPRLAYAVPDFHNPTGSLMPQEQRLRLLAATRATGTWLVVDETIADIALDVPAPTPLASLAPRSGADHVITIGSLSKTHWGGLRVGWVRATAKLIAELTAVRVSADMTGSVLDQAVALVLLEDLDRTLPGRLAQLRAQRAALVSALQRHTPEWSWRLPPGGLSLWVDLGEPVSSALAERAAAAGVHIGRGARFGVDPGTFEHRLRIPYTLPADRLEEGVRRLAAAFHDGVPLAPGVERPYWVA